One genomic window of Corythoichthys intestinalis isolate RoL2023-P3 chromosome 18, ASM3026506v1, whole genome shotgun sequence includes the following:
- the pfdn1 gene encoding prefoldin subunit 1 isoform X1 produces the protein MFFFFFFFFFYRNDPRAKDPDKKIMQFIRPPFLVKNMPITSVSQQTFGQVMSSKHDGTVVRRSFQHAPNRSHKKSAGFHDHIPMTLTQAFSELQVKMIDTQQKVKLANLQIEQLTHVQKHANLTHAEIDTLGDDTRMYEGVGRMFILQSKEDIARQLQTKQKTAEEKIKELEQKKAYLERSVKEAEDNIREMLLSRRAQ, from the exons atgttttttttttttttttttttttttttttaccgaaatgacccgagagccaaagacccggataaaaaaataatgcagtttatacgaccgccGTTCTTGGtgaaaaacatgccgatcacatcagtttcacagcagacatttggacaagtgatgtcaagtaagcatgatggcacagtggttagacgaTCATttcaacatgcaccaaaccgCAGTCACAAGAAGTCAGccg gttttcacgaccatatcccgatgacactcacacag GCCTTCTCGGAGCTGCAGGTGAAGATGATCGACACGCAGCAGAAGGTGAAGCTGGCCAACCTGCAGATCGAACAGCTGACGCACGTGCAGAAGCACGCCAACCTCACGCACGCCGAGATCGATACGCTCGGCGACGACACGCGCATGTACGAGGGCGTCGGACGCAT GTTCATCCTGCAGTCCAAGGAGGACATCGCGCGACAGCTCCAGACCAAGCAGAAGACTGCTGAGGAGAAAATCAAAGAACTGGAG CAGAAAAAGGCGTACCTGGAACGCAGCGTCAAGGAGGCGGAGGACAACATTCGGGAGATGTTGCTGTCCAGGAGAGCTCAGTGA
- the pfdn1 gene encoding prefoldin subunit 1 isoform X2, whose protein sequence is MGRMAAPVDLELKKAFSELQVKMIDTQQKVKLANLQIEQLTHVQKHANLTHAEIDTLGDDTRMYEGVGRMFILQSKEDIARQLQTKQKTAEEKIKELEQKKAYLERSVKEAEDNIREMLLSRRAQ, encoded by the exons ATGGGGAGAATGGCGGCGCCCGTCGATCTGGAATTAAAGAAG GCCTTCTCGGAGCTGCAGGTGAAGATGATCGACACGCAGCAGAAGGTGAAGCTGGCCAACCTGCAGATCGAACAGCTGACGCACGTGCAGAAGCACGCCAACCTCACGCACGCCGAGATCGATACGCTCGGCGACGACACGCGCATGTACGAGGGCGTCGGACGCAT GTTCATCCTGCAGTCCAAGGAGGACATCGCGCGACAGCTCCAGACCAAGCAGAAGACTGCTGAGGAGAAAATCAAAGAACTGGAG CAGAAAAAGGCGTACCTGGAACGCAGCGTCAAGGAGGCGGAGGACAACATTCGGGAGATGTTGCTGTCCAGGAGAGCTCAGTGA
- the ttc1 gene encoding tetratricopeptide repeat protein 1: MSRPGDEEEDTLDREDFFDCQESLERGDEDRRRPETEAKHTLEDDSDVEEEDKLTEEEEESRRLHSLTLKEEGNSHFKNGDWSAAEQSYTRALRLCPRRFASERAVLFSNRAAARLRLERKEDGISDCSRALELNPDYVKALLRRAELYEQTEQLEKALEDYQKVLERDPRHAAARRACARLPQQIHEKNEKLKEEMLGKLKELGNMVLRPFGLSTGNFRVDRDADTGSYSINFVNKPDHT, translated from the exons ATGAGCAGGCCGGGGGACGAGGAGGAGGACACTTTGGACAGAGAGGACTTTTTTGACTGCCAAGAGTCTCTGGAGCGTGGAGACGAGGACAGAAGGCGGCCGGAGACGGAGGCCAAACACACGCTTGAAGATGATTCCGACGTCGAGGAAGAGGACAAATTgacagaggaggaggaggag AGCCGACGGCTGCACAGTCTCACCTTGAAGGAGGAGGGCAATTCGCACTTTAAAAATGGAG ATTGGTCGGCGGCGGAGCAAAGCTACACGCGGGCGCTGCGTTTGTGTCCGCGACGCTTCGCCTCAGAGCGAGCGGTCCTGTTCTCCAACAGAGCGGCCGCCAGACTCCGCCTG GAACGGAAGGAAGACGGGATATCCGACTGCTCCAGGG CGTTGGAGCTGAACCCGGACTACGTCAAGGCCTTGCTGAGGAGGGCGGAGCTCTACGAACAGACGGAACAGCTGGAAAAGGCGCTGGAGGACTACCAGAAGGTGCTGGAGCGAGATCCCCGGCACGCGGCGGCCAGGCGGGCCTGCGCG CGGTTACCTCAGCAGATCCACGAGAAGAACGAGAAGCTGAAGGAGGAAATGTTAG GCAAACTGAAGGAGCTGGGCAACATGGTCCTGCGACCGTTCGGCCTGTCCACCGGCAACTTCCGAGTGGACCGGGACGCCGACACGGGCTCCTATTCTATCAACTTTGTCAACAAGCCCGACCACACGTGA